The sequence GCACCCACCGGCGGGACAGTTCGTGTTGTTTGACGACCTCCCCGAGACGGTCAACCTGGTGTTCGGCTACATCTGGCACCGCGACATCGGAGAGATAGGCGCGGCTACGGTGTCCTATCCGACGAGCAGAAGCAAACCTCTATGGCTTCGGGAAATCACACCGGACACGCCTTCGGGTGTAATCGTGCCGTCCCGACCGGACGCTCCTGTCCCCACCGTTCGACCCTTGGAAACCAACATCGACAAACGGAAGGATTCGGAGACATGAGCCGACTGGGAGAAGCCATCCACACCGCAAGAATCGCCGCCGGGTTAACCCAGGCGCAGTTGGCCGACCAAGCAGAAATAACCCAAGCGGCGCTGTCAAGATACGAAAACGGGTTACGGGACCCGGACTCGGAGACCCTTGAACAGTTGGCTTCGGCTGTCGGGGTAAACAGTCGCCTTCTTACCAACATGTCCCAAATCGCCGGTTCCATAGCCACAGAAGCGCACATGCGTCGACGGGCTACCGCCCCGGTACGAGTGTGGAGACGCCTCGAAGCGGGCATCAATGTCCTCCGAGCGCAGATGCGGCTCATTCTCTCCATAGTGGACTACCAGGCACCGAACAACATGCCCTCTCTTGATCCGGTTGAGTACCCGCCCCACGAAGCAGCTCGTCTGGTGAGAGCCCAATGGCGCATGCCTCAGGGACCAGTCCGGGACCTGACCGCGTGGATGGAATCAGCAGGTTGCCTGATTATCGAACGCGACTTCGGCACTCCTCGCGTGGATGGCCTTTCCCAGTGGATCGATGACCATCCGATCATCATGATCAACTCCCGAGTGCCAACCGATAGGAAACGGCTTACGTTGGCGCACGAACTGGGCCACATAGTTATGCACTCAGAACCAATTCATCTATCCAAGCTGAGCGAAGAAGAGGCCATGCGGTTCGCTGCAGAGTTTCTCATGCCCGCCCATCTGATACGCCCTGAACTCAGGCGACGCTCCCTAGGTCACTTCGCCAACCTAAAACGCAAGTGGATGGTTTCCATAGCCGCGCTGATCGAGCGAGCCTACAACCTTGGCACGATCACCCAGACGAACAGAACCTCTCTCTATAAGGCGCTCAGCGCCAGGGGATGGCGGAAACAGGAGCCGCTGAGTGAACAATTGCCGCCCGAAACCC comes from bacterium and encodes:
- a CDS encoding XRE family transcriptional regulator — encoded protein: MSRLGEAIHTARIAAGLTQAQLADQAEITQAALSRYENGLRDPDSETLEQLASAVGVNSRLLTNMSQIAGSIATEAHMRRRATAPVRVWRRLEAGINVLRAQMRLILSIVDYQAPNNMPSLDPVEYPPHEAARLVRAQWRMPQGPVRDLTAWMESAGCLIIERDFGTPRVDGLSQWIDDHPIIMINSRVPTDRKRLTLAHELGHIVMHSEPIHLSKLSEEEAMRFAAEFLMPAHLIRPELRRRSLGHFANLKRKWMVSIAALIERAYNLGTITQTNRTSLYKALSARGWRKQEPLSEQLPPETPSTPASIVNALAELSYHPQQVAALGGFADVDRAAAVLPLSRRRLRIVQDSGSHRK